In Trichomycterus rosablanca isolate fTriRos1 unplaced genomic scaffold, fTriRos1.hap1 scaffold_241, whole genome shotgun sequence, a genomic segment contains:
- the LOC134307063 gene encoding uncharacterized protein LOC134307063 isoform X2, whose product MDATNSAEVAASDDRDIGTVSHEEKEFGSHSPIFMHEEDIENVEEDDRHAMDGRPHELVTEFIDPEREKGTVRDNMLASVTVGVLTILSEDNPELGLIINIAMSGSDDDDADLREGQTAHDDAQMSDSDEDLADQIAHNDAQISDTDEDLAEPFEGGHESGHDAAQQTPLSRAQQQQPSSGGA is encoded by the exons ATGGATGCAACAAACTCTGCTGAAGTTGCGGCAAGTGATGACCGCGACATTGGAACGGTTTCGCATGAGGAAAAAGAATTTGGCTCGCACAGTCCCATTTTCATGCACGAGGAAGATATTGAAAATGTTGAAGAAGACGATCGGCATGCAATGGATGGGAGACCACATGAGCTGGTCACAGAGTTCATAGATCCTGAACGTGAAAAG GGTACGGTGAGAGATAATATGTTAGCATCTGTTACAGTGGGTGTGCTGACCATTCTGAGTGAAGATAATCCTGAGCTTGGCTTGATCATCAATATTGCt ATGTCTGGTTCTGATGATGACGATGCAGATCTGCGTGAAGGCCAAACTGCTCATGATGATGCCCAA ATGTCTGATTCTGATGAAGACCTTGCAGACCAAATTGCACATAATGATGCACAG atATCTGATACCGATGAAGACCTTGCAGAACCATTTGAAGGCGGTCATGAAAGTGGTCACGATGCTGCTCAG
- the LOC134307063 gene encoding uncharacterized protein LOC134307063 isoform X1, translated as MDATNSAEVAASDDRDIGTVSHEEKEFGSHSPIFMHEEDIENVEEDDRHAMDGRPHELVTEFIDPEREKGTVRDNMLASVTVGVLTILSEDNPELGLIINIAMSGSDDDDADLREGQTAHDDAQMSDSDEDLADQIAHNDAQISDTDEDLAEPFEGGHESGHDAAQEEPTRSRHVGYIRREGQLVIKDNTKTSYLIRWSDLGVIQRND; from the exons ATGGATGCAACAAACTCTGCTGAAGTTGCGGCAAGTGATGACCGCGACATTGGAACGGTTTCGCATGAGGAAAAAGAATTTGGCTCGCACAGTCCCATTTTCATGCACGAGGAAGATATTGAAAATGTTGAAGAAGACGATCGGCATGCAATGGATGGGAGACCACATGAGCTGGTCACAGAGTTCATAGATCCTGAACGTGAAAAG GGTACGGTGAGAGATAATATGTTAGCATCTGTTACAGTGGGTGTGCTGACCATTCTGAGTGAAGATAATCCTGAGCTTGGCTTGATCATCAATATTGCt ATGTCTGGTTCTGATGATGACGATGCAGATCTGCGTGAAGGCCAAACTGCTCATGATGATGCCCAA ATGTCTGATTCTGATGAAGACCTTGCAGACCAAATTGCACATAATGATGCACAG atATCTGATACCGATGAAGACCTTGCAGAACCATTTGAAGGCGGTCATGAAAGTGGTCACGATGCTGCTCAG gaggaaccgacacgctctcgtcatgttggctatataaggagagaaggtcagctggttatcaaggacaacaccaagacttcttaccttatcagatggtctgatctgggagtcatccagagaaatgactag
- the LOC134307063 gene encoding uncharacterized protein LOC134307063 isoform X3 — translation MDATNSAEVAASDDRDIGTVSHEEKEFGSHSPIFMHEEDIENVEEDDRHAMDGRPHELVTEFIDPEREKGTVRDNMLASVTVGVLTILSEDNPELGLIINIAMSGSDDDDADLREGQTAHDDAQMSDSDEDLADQIAHNDAQISDTDEDLAEPFEGGHESGHDAAQGPTAAT, via the exons ATGGATGCAACAAACTCTGCTGAAGTTGCGGCAAGTGATGACCGCGACATTGGAACGGTTTCGCATGAGGAAAAAGAATTTGGCTCGCACAGTCCCATTTTCATGCACGAGGAAGATATTGAAAATGTTGAAGAAGACGATCGGCATGCAATGGATGGGAGACCACATGAGCTGGTCACAGAGTTCATAGATCCTGAACGTGAAAAG GGTACGGTGAGAGATAATATGTTAGCATCTGTTACAGTGGGTGTGCTGACCATTCTGAGTGAAGATAATCCTGAGCTTGGCTTGATCATCAATATTGCt ATGTCTGGTTCTGATGATGACGATGCAGATCTGCGTGAAGGCCAAACTGCTCATGATGATGCCCAA ATGTCTGATTCTGATGAAGACCTTGCAGACCAAATTGCACATAATGATGCACAG atATCTGATACCGATGAAGACCTTGCAGAACCATTTGAAGGCGGTCATGAAAGTGGTCACGATGCTGCTCAG